In Mixta intestinalis, the following are encoded in one genomic region:
- the tal gene encoding transaldolase, whose amino-acid sequence MNQLDALKQFTTVVADSGDIESIRNYHPEDATTNPSLILKAAGLESYKHLIDDAIDYAKKQGGSKETQIINASDKVAVNLGMEILKSVPGRVSTEVDARLSFDRGMCVTKAEKLVRMYEDNGIDRSRILIKLASTWEGIRAAEELEKNGINCNLTLLFSFAQARACAEAGVFLISPFVGRIYDWYNSRKPLDPYIVDEDPGVKSVRNIYDYYKSHRYKTIIMGASFRKTEQILALAGCDRLTISPNLLQELQSSDAPVERKLTPSTEGFHEPAPLSEAEFRWEHNQDPMAVEKLAEGIRQFAADQIKLEETLAARL is encoded by the coding sequence ATGAATCAGCTAGACGCACTGAAACAGTTTACTACCGTCGTGGCGGACAGCGGTGATATTGAGTCTATTCGTAACTACCATCCTGAAGATGCCACCACTAACCCGTCTCTGATCCTGAAAGCCGCTGGTCTTGAATCCTATAAGCATTTGATTGACGACGCGATCGACTACGCGAAAAAACAGGGCGGCAGCAAAGAAACGCAGATTATCAACGCCAGCGATAAAGTGGCGGTTAACCTCGGCATGGAAATCCTGAAGAGCGTGCCGGGCCGTGTTTCGACCGAAGTGGATGCGCGCCTCTCCTTCGATCGTGGCATGTGCGTCACCAAAGCGGAAAAACTGGTGCGGATGTATGAAGACAACGGCATCGATCGTTCACGAATTCTGATTAAACTCGCCTCTACCTGGGAAGGCATCCGCGCGGCAGAGGAGCTGGAGAAAAACGGCATCAACTGTAACCTGACGCTGCTGTTTTCCTTCGCCCAGGCGCGTGCCTGTGCCGAAGCGGGCGTTTTCCTGATCTCTCCGTTTGTGGGCCGCATTTACGACTGGTACAACAGCCGCAAACCGCTCGATCCCTATATCGTTGATGAAGATCCGGGCGTGAAGTCTGTACGTAATATCTATGACTACTACAAGTCACACCGTTACAAAACCATCATTATGGGCGCGAGCTTCCGTAAAACCGAGCAGATTCTGGCGCTGGCGGGCTGCGATCGCCTGACTATCTCCCCTAACCTGCTTCAGGAGCTGCAATCCAGCGATGCACCGGTTGAACGTAAACTGACGCCGTCTACGGAAGGCTTCCACGAACCGGCTCCGCTCTCTGAAGCGGAATTCCGTTGGGAACATAACCAGGACCCGATGGCGGTAGAGAAACTGGCTGAAGGTATCCGCCAGTTTGCTGCTGACCAGATAAAACTGGAAGAGACGCTGGCCGCCCGGCTGTAA